One segment of Candidatus Neomarinimicrobiota bacterium DNA contains the following:
- a CDS encoding acyl carrier protein encodes MEQKVIFEKILEILKPYVREAEDLKNATEETDILNDLKVNSSRLVDIILAIEDEFDIEVSDDEADEVQTIGDIVSLIAGKI; translated from the coding sequence ATGGAACAAAAAGTAATCTTTGAGAAAATCCTTGAGATTCTCAAACCCTATGTTCGTGAAGCGGAAGATCTAAAAAATGCAACGGAAGAAACGGATATTTTAAATGATCTGAAAGTAAATTCTTCCCGCCTGGTGGATATTATCCTGGCCATTGAGGATGAATTTGATATTGAAGTTTCCGATGATGAGGCCGATGAGGTCCAGACAATCGGTGATATCGTATCTCTGATTGCCGGGAAAATCTGA